A window of Kineococcus sp. NBC_00420 genomic DNA:
GAGCCGCCGCGTCGGCGGGGACCTCGAGCAACGTCTCGTGCGGCACTGGAACTTCGCCGGACCGGTCACCCCGGAACTCCTGCGGCTCGCGGCCCGGATGATGGCCGGGACCCCCGTCGACGTCATCGCGGACCTGCTGCCCGCCTTCGGCACCCTCGACGAACGCGAGGCGCTCGCCAACCTCGCCGGTCGTCCCGTCCTGGTGCTCGCCGCCGAACGCGACCTGATGACCCCCGCGGCCCACGGCCGGGAGATCGCCGAGGCCGTCCCCGGCGCCGAGCACGTCCTGGTCCGCGGGGCCGGGCACCTGCTGATGCTCGAGCACCCGAGCGTGGTCACCGCCCGGTTGGAACGGTTGCTGGAGCGCGTCGGGACCCGGCGGGGCCTGCCCGCCGACGAGGTCGTCGTCCCGGTGCCCGCACCCCGCACCCGCCGGAGGCGACGGTGAGCCGGCGGTGAGCGACGTGGAACTCGTCCTGGCCGCCCCGGAGGACACCGTCGCCTTCGGTGCCCGGGTGGGCGGCGCCCTGCGGGCCGGTGACCTCGTCCTGCTCTCCGGGGACCTGGGCGCGGGGAAGACGACGTTCACCCGCGGTCTCGCCGACGCCCTCGGCGTCCGCGGTCCGGTGACCTCGCCGACGTTCGTCATCGCCCGCGTGCACCCCTCCCTCGTGGGCGGGCCGGAACTCGTCCACGTCGACGCCTACCGGCTCGGCTCGCTCGCCGAGGTCGACGACCTCGATCTCGACACCGACGCGCAGGACGCCGTCACGGTGGTCGAGTGGGGCCGCGGGCTCGTCGAGGGGCTCACCGGCGACCGACTCGAGATCGACCTGCTCCGCCCGCACGGAGGGGTCCCCGGCGTCGAGGGCGAGGAACCCGTCGAACCGCGCCGGGTCCGCGTCCGGGCCGTCGGTGCCCGCTGGGTCGGGGTGGACCTCACGTGAACCTCAGCGAGACCACCGACGACGAGCGCGTCCGGGGGTTCTCCCGCCGCCACGCCGCACGCCCCCGCGTCGGGGTCCTCGTCGTGCACGGGTTCACGGCGACGCCGCTGACCGTCGCCGGCTGGGCGGAGGAGTTCCACGCGGCCGGGTTCGACGTCGAGGTGCCGCTGCTGCCCGGCCACGGCACCACCGCGCACGACTGCGACGCGAGCACCTGGGCCGACTGGCTCGGTGGAACCGCGGCGGCCCTGGCCCGGCTGGAGAACGAGTCCGTCGTGGTCGCCGGGATCTCGATGGGCGGCGGCCTCGTGCTGCGGTTGGCGCAACTGCACCCCGACCGCGTCCACGCCGTCGTCCTGGCCAACCCGGCCGTCGGGCTCGACCCGCTGCGGGCGCTCGCCGTCCAGACGCTGGGGCGGGTCCTGCCGACCTGGCCCGCGATCGCGGGGGACCTCGCGGACCCCTCGGTGCGCGTCCTCGCCTACGACAGCACCCCGTTGCGGGCGTTGGTGTCGCAGGCCGCGGGCTGGCGCGACGTGCGCCGCGACCTGGCCCGGGTGCGCCAGCCGGTGCTGCTGCTGCGGTCCCGGGTCGACCACGTGGTGCCCGCGTCGTCGTCCCGGACCGTCCTGGCCGGGATCTCCTCCCGCGACGTCACCGAGGTGGTCTACGCCAACAGCTTCCACGAACTCACGTCGGACGTGGACTCGCCGTCGGTGTTCGCGGAATCGGTGCGGTTCGCTCGCCGCGTCGGCGGCTGAGGCGTTCCAGGGGGAGGAACGCGGCCCAGCAGACGACCGTCGGCAGGAAGTGGATGCCGAGGGTCAGGTAGGTCGAGAGGTGGAACACCACCACGGCCCCCAGGGCCGCCCAGAGCAGTCGGCGCCGCAGGAAGAGGGCGACCGGGGCAAGGAACTCGCAGCAGAGCACCACCCACTGCACGGCGACGAGGAACTGCGGGACCTCCAGCAGCAGGCGCGACACCGCGTTCCCACGGCGGGTCAGTGCCCACACCGTGACGGCGCCGTCGGCCCACGCCGCGGGGGTCCCGCTGCGGACCCACTTGCTCACCGCGGAACCGGTGTAGGTCATCACCGTGGCGATCTGCACGCACCGCACCGCCCACCCGGCGCTCCGGCTGGGGCGCAGGTCGTCGGCGTCGGCGCGCCCCACGCTCAGCAGCGCGAACACCGCCACGACGATCGCCATGTGGTCGTGGGCGACGTAGCCGAACCCCATGCTCCAGAACACCCAGGGCAGGTAACCGACGGCGGTGCAGACCCATCCGATGTGCCCCAGCCGACGGGTGAGGCTCAGGGCGAAACCCGCGGCCATGAGGACGAGGGCGGTCGTGGCGGTCAGCGACGTCGGCGGCGGCAGGTGCAGGGTGCGCCCGACGATCCCCGGGTGCCAGAACGCGGCGACGTGGACGTGCTGCAGGACGTGGTTCGTGAGCAGCGTCGCGTCGAGGAGGACGAACCCCGCCAGGATCCGGCGCAACCACGCGACCCGGGCGGCCGGGACGGCCGGGACCAGCCAGTCGAGGACCGTCACCGCGACCACTGCGCCAGGACCGTCAGCTCCGGCGCGCCGGAGGCGGTCGCGTCGCGCAGCCGCTGGGAGGAGCGGACGAGCCGCAGCCCGTCCAGCAGCGGGGCCGAGGGGTGCAGGGCCGCGCGGGAGCGCGCGAGGTCGCCCAGGAGTTCCGGGTGGTCGATGACGCGCAGCTGCTGGCTCTCCAGTTCGGAACGGGAGAGCCCGACCGACCCGGGGCTGAGCGCGACCCGCACGACCTCGCCGTCGGCGGTGATGCCCTCGAGGTAGGTGGAGACGACGGTGCCGTCGCTCGCCCGGGGGGTCGCGTACTGCGACAGCGAACCGAGCGGGAACCAGTCGTTGGTGTCGCGCAGCTGCGCGCCGAGCAGGACGGCGAGGCCGACGACGAGGACGAGCACCCGCCACGCCGAACGCGGGACGGACAACCGCGGCGGACCCTCGACCACGAAACCCCCTGCTGCTGCGTTCCCGACCGAGTTGCCGACCGAGCGGCCACTGTAGTGACCCGGCTACCCTGCTCGCGTGCTCCTGCTCGCGATCGACACGGCCACCGCCGGCGTGGCGGTCGCCGTCCACGACGGCGACCGGGTCCTGGCCGCCGCCCGCGCGGGGGACGCGCGCCACCACAACGAGGTGCTCGTCCCCACGATCGCCGCCGTCCTCGAGGAGGCCGGCCGGGAGCGGACCGACGTCACCGACGTCGCGGTGGGGGTCGGTCCCGGCCCCTACACCGGGCTGCGGGTGGGGCTGGCGACGGCGCGCACGCTGGCCCTGGCCTGGGGGGCCCGGATCCACGGGGTCTGCTCGCTCGACGTGCTGGCCGCGCAGGCCGTCGCCGAGGGATTGACCGGGGAGTTCCTCGTCGCCACCGACGCCCGCCGCCGCGAGGTCCACACCGCGCGCTACCTCGCCACGACCGAGGGGGTGCGGCGGACCGCCGGTCCCGACGTCGTCGCCCCGGCGTCGCTGACCCCCGACGTCCCCGTCGTGGGCGCCGGCACGCGGCTCTACCCCGACGTCCTCGGACCCGCCCGGGCCCCCTTCGACGCCGACGGTGCTGCGCTGGCCCACCTGGTCGTCGACACCCTCGCCGGCCGGGCGACGTGGGAACTGCTGCCCCCGGAACCGCTGTACCTGCGGCGCCCCGACGCGACCGAGCCGGGAGCGCGCAAGCGCGTCACGGCGTGACGGAGCACGACTCGGCGTAGCCTGTCGATCGATACAGCGGGAAGTCTCGACGAGGAGGTCTCCATGCCAGCGACGACGCCGGCCGCACCGTCCGGAACCGTGCTCGCCTCGGCCGTCAGCCGGGCGACCAGACGGCTGATGCCGATGATCGTGATCCTCTACGTCGTCGCGTTCCTGGACCGCACCAACGTGGGGTTCGCGACGAAGGGCCTCGAGCTGGACCGCGGCATCTCCACCGCGGCGTACGCGTTCGGGGCCGGGGTGTTCTTCATCGGCTACGCGATCTTCGAGATCCCCAGCAACCTCGCCCTGCAGCGGTTCGGCGCCAAGCTGTGGCTGGCCCGCATCGCCATCACCTGGGGCCTGGTGTCGGCGTCCTTCGCCTTCGTGCAGGGCGAGAAGTCGTTCATCGCCCTGCGTTTCCTGCTCGGGGTGACCGAGGCCGGGTTGTTCCCCGGCATCATCATGTACCTCTCGGAGTGGTTCCCCAACCGCGACCGCGTGCGGTTGTTCGCCATCTTCTACCTGGCCCAGCCGTTCTCGCAGATCATCGGTTCCCCGCTCTCGGGAGTCCTCATCGACGTGGGGAACGCCTCGGCCGGCGGCGTCACCGGGTGGCAGCTGATGTTCGCCGTGGAGGGCGCGCTGGCCGTGATCGCCGGCGTGGCCGCGATCTTCCTCCTGGTGGACTCCCCGGAGAAGGCGACGTTCCTGTCCGCGCCGCAGAAGACGGCCCTGCGCGAGGCGATGGCCGGTGAGGACGAGCTGCGCCGCAGCGACGGGCCCAGCGGGGTGTGGGCGGCCATGCGCAACGGCCGGGTCTGGTACTTCACCGTCATCTACTTCTGCCTGCAGATCGCGGTGTACGGGGTGACGTTCAACCTGCCGGACCAGGTGTCCAGCCTGGTGGGCCGCGACGTCGGCTGGCAGGTCGGGCTGATCGCCGCGATCCCGTGGACCGTCGGCATCTTCGCCTGCTACTACGTCGGCAAGAACGCCGTGACCGTGACCCGTCGCCGGGTCTGGGGCGCGTGGTTGTTCGCCAGCACCGGGATCTTCGTCTTCGGTTCCGCGTGGGCCGGAGCCAACGGGTACGCGCTGCTGGGCATCCTCTTCATCACGATCGCGGTGTCGTCGTTCCTCAGCATCGGCCCCATCGCCTGGTCCTTCCCGACGGCGTTCCTCACCGGACCGGCCGCCGCGGCCGGCATCGGGCTCATCAACTCCCTGGGCAACCTCGGGGGTTTCGTCGCCCCGAACCTTCGGGAGGGGATCGTCGGCGCCACCGGCTCCGACGCGCTGGGGATCGCCGCGCTGGGCGTCCTGCCGTTCCTGGCCGCGGTGATGATGCTGGGCACCAAGCGGTTCCGCACGAGTTCCGACCGGTTGCTGGTGGACGTGCGCGGGGAGCGTGCGGACCGCAAGGCCTGACCGGGAGGAGGGGAACGTTCGGCGGCCCGGACCGCTCCGGGAGCCGCCGAACGTTCCCCTTCCCGGGCCGCGTCAGTGACGCGCGTCCCACCACTGCAGCACCCGGGTCCCGAGGAACGTGAGCCAGCGCGAAGGTTCTCCGACCTCGCCGTCGACCTCGAACCACGACCGCCCGGGGTGGCGGTGCTCCAGCAACCACGTCCCGTCCTCCCGGCGGTCGGCGCGCACGACCTCGACGGCCTCGGCCAGTCGCGGATCGGGAGGACTCCCGTCGTGCAGGTTCGCGGCGCGGAAGTGGTCGAGGGCGTTGAGGGCGTTGTACTCCCAGCGCAGCGGGAAGGCGAAGCGGCTCACCCAGGGTCCGACGGGTTCCCCGGTCGAGAGCCGGTGCAGCAGCCGGCGCTCCAGCAGGTACTCCTCCCCGGCGTGGCGGGCCGAACGCAGTTCCGCGGAACCCCCGGTGGCCCGTTCGTGGGCCAGCAACCCCTTGAGGGAGTTCAGCGTGGAGTGGAACGAGGAGCGGGTGGAACCGTCCACCCAGGCGCAGTTCCAGCCGCCGTCGGGCAGCCGGTGGTCCACGAACCACCGCGCGATCCCTGAGCCTGGATCCACCGTCCCGTGATGCTGCGGGGGCCAGTACGTGAGGCGGCGGGTGGCTTCTGACCTGCAACGATGGGACTTCTCTACGGTTCCAACGCAGCAGCAAGGAAGACACCCGCCAAATGCAAGTCTCGCACGCCCTCCCCACCACCGCGGCGGCGTCCTCGATCACCTTCGACGACCCAAACCTCATCGCCCACGCCGGCCTGGCCCCGGCCCTGCAACTGGCCCAGACCGCGGGCCTGCACGACCTGCTCGGCCAGCACCTCACCCTCGCCGGGCCCGGGTCGGCTAACGCTGCGGCCAAGGCCACCGGCCTGGTCGCCGGGATGTTAGTCGGCGCCGACAGCATCGACGACATGGACGTCCTGCGACACGGCGCGAACACGAAACTGTTCGACGACGTCCGCGCCCCCTCGACCTTGGGGACGTTCCTGCGGACCTTCACTCACGGCCACGTCCGCCAACTCGACGCCGTCGCGGCCCGGTTCCTGACCGGCCTGCAGACCACGACCGCCGCGGTTGGGTCACCGCTACTGGCCGATGCCGACCAGATCCTCTACGTCGATGTCGACGACACCATCCGCCAGACCTACGGCTACGCCAAGCAGGGCGCCGGATACGGCTACTCGAAAGTCAAAGGCCTGAACGCGATGCTGGTGACCGCGACCACCCCGGCCAGCACGCCGGTGATCGTGGGAACCCGCTTGCGAAAGGGATCGGTCGCCAGCGCTAAGGGTGCGCCGAAACTACTGGGCGATGCCCTAGCGACCCTCAAACGCACCGGCACCGGCACCGGCACCGGTGCTGGTGCTGGTGCGGCTACCGGTGGCGGGTTGGTGATCGTGCGGGCCGATTCGGCCTACTACAACCACGCCGTGATCGCCGCCGCCCGCCGCGGCCGGGCCCGCTTCTCCCTCACCGCTCGCAGCAATCCCGCTGTCCGGCGGGCGATCGCGGGCATCGCCGACGATGCCTGGACGCCGATCAAGTACACCGACGCGGTCTGGGATGAAGACGACCGGCGCTGGGTTTCTGATGCCGAGGTCGCCGAGACGACCTACACCGCGTTCACCGGCCGCAGGAAGGCTGAGCACGTGAGGGCGCGGTTGATCGTCCGCCGCGTCAAACGGTTGAACCCCGCCGCTCTCGGTCGGGGGCAGGGTGAGTTGTTCGAGACCTATCGCTATCACGCGGTGTTCACCGACTCCCCGCTGCCGATGCTGGTCGCGGAGAAAGATCACCGCGCGCACGCGGTGATCGAGTCGGTGATCGCCGAGGCCAAGGACGGGCCGTTGGCGCATCTGCCGTCGGGGAAGTTCCAGGCCAACGCTGCCTGGTTGGTGTTGGCCGCGATCACGCACAACCTGACCCGAGCCATTGCCGCGTTGGCGGGGACGACCCACCGTCGCGAACGTGCTGGGACGATCCGGGGCAAGCTGATCAGCTTGCCGGCGCGGGTCGCGTTCTCGGCTCGTCGGCTGCGGTTGCACGCCCCGTCCGGCTGGCCCTGGCAGTCCGGCTTGGAGAACGTGTTGGTCGCCATCGTTGAAATCGACCGGCATCAGCCGGTCGTGACCCGCCGGATCTGAGCACTGCCCGACGCCCACCGCCCGAGAGGGCACGACCAGGAATCGCCGTGGAAGAGCCAACACCCGGTCGGCGGCTATCTGATGCCCTGCTCGTGGTGACCTGCCTTCGGCAGGTCACCACGAGCTCATCGGTCATTCGGTGGTGGATCCAGGCTGAGACGTCGGCGCCGAGCCAGGTGCCGTTGGCCAGCGTCCACGCGTTGACGCAGCAGTCGACCTCGCCGCCCCAGTAGGCCAGGCCCTGGTACTCCCAGCGGGAGTTCTCGGCGAGGGCGTCGGCCGTGCCGGTCAACGCGGAGGCGTCCACCCCCCACTCGCGCAGGTCGTTCAGCGCCCACGTCGTGGCCGTCCAGGGTTGTCCGTCCTCCGCGGGGCTCGCGTCCGCCGGGAAGTACGCCCCACCGGCCCACTGCCCGTCGGCGTCCTGCGCGGCCAGCAGGCGCGCGCCGAAACCCTCGGTCGGGACGCGGTCACGGGTGGCCTCCCAGACCTGCGGTGGAGCGTCGAGCAGGTCGCGTTCGACCTGCCAGCGCAGGGCGGGGTCGGAGTCGAGCAGCCAGTCCAGCGTCGCCCGGGGCAGCACCATGCGCCCAGGCTAGTCAGCGGGGCTCAGCCGGCGAGGCGACGCGTGGTGGCGAGGTGGAGGGCGCCCATCACGGCGGGGGCCAGCGCCATCCCGGGGTTGCGCCGCTGGATCCCCAGCAGGGAATCACCGAGCTGCACCGCACCGGCGATCGCCAGCAGGGTCGGGGTGGACCGGTCACCGCGGGCCAACGACACCAGCAGGGGGACGGCGACGGCCGCGGTGCGGACGGCCGAGGACGCGGCCCAGAACGATGCCAGCGGGTCGGCTGACCTGTTCGGCTGCACGTACTCCGGCCGCAGCACACCCCGCACGGCGAAGCCCGCGGCCGCGGCAGCACCCATCGCGTTGAGCGCCAGGACCGATCTCCGCACCGAGGACACCCCGGGATCCAACCACCTACCCTGACCCGGTGGGAACCGTCGAACTGCACGAGATGCGCTGGTGGCACGTCGCCGACGTGCACGTCCTCGAACAGGACCTCTTCGGCTCGACGGCCTGGTCGCTGGAGTCGTTCTGGGGTGAGCTGGCGCAGCCGAACCGGAGCTTCCTCGTCGCCCTCGAGGACGGGCGTGTCGTCGGCTACGGCGGGGTCGTGGTGACCGGTGCCGACGCCGACGTGCAGACCCTCGGCGTCGCCCGCGACCAGCAGGGCCGGGGGACCGGCCGGACGCTGCTGCGGGCCCTGCGCGAGGAGGTCGTCGCCCGGGGTGCGACCCACCTGTTGCTGGAGGTCCGCGCCGACAACACCCCGGCGCAGAACCTCTACCTCAGCGAGGGTTTCGTCCAGATCGCCCGCCGGGCCCGCTACTACCAGCCCGACGACGTCGACGCGCTGATCCTGCGGGCCGACGTCAGGCGTCCTGGGAACTGACCCGCGAGTGGTGGCGGCGGGCCTTCATCCGGTTGCCGCACACCGCCATCGAGCACCAGCGTCCCGTTCCGGCCCGGGAGCGGTCGACGAAGAACAACCGGCACTCGGAGTTCGCGCAGGGCCGCAACCGCCCCGGACGTTCGCGTTCGAGGGTGTCCCAGGCCAGGACGGCGCGCACCACCGACGGGTTCGTGCCGGTCGTCCGCAGGACGCGCTCGATGCCCCGGGGGCCTACGGAGGCCGTCCAGGTGACGCCGACCAGCAGTTCCTGCAGCAGGGACGCGTCCCCGTCGCCGCGGACCACCGACTGCAGCAGGTCCCGCGCCCGCACCAGGGCGGGTCGTTCGCCCGCGTCCGTGGTGAGCAGGTCCTGCGGCCGGCCGTCCACCACCGGGGTGCTGTTCAGCAGGCCGAGCAGCAGTTCCTCGTCCGGATCGGTCATCTAACCTCCCTTATCGACTTGACAGGTTAGCAGTGCTGGGCAACTCTAACCGCTCCAGACCACGAAAGGGGTTAGATGATGACCACGCACCACCGCTACGCCGAGGTCGACGGGTTCCAGCTCTTCTACCGGGAGGCGGGCGCTCCCGACGCGCCCGTGGTCGTGCTGCTGCACGGCTACCCGACGAGCTCGTTCATGTTCCGCGAGCTGATCCCCCGCCTCGCCGACCGGTACCGGGTCATCGCCCCCGACCTGCTCGGGTTCGGGCTCTCCGACGCCCCCGCGGTCGAGGAGTTCGACTACTCCTTCGCCGCACTCGCGGACCTCACCGGCCGCCTGCTGGACCGTCTCGGCGTGACCCGGTTCGCGGTCTACGTCCAGGACTACGGCGCCCCCGTCGGCTGGCGCCTGCTGCTGGAGCGCCCGGACGCCGTCACGGCCGTCGTCAGCCAGAACGGCAACGGCCACGAGGCGGGATTCGTCGAGGAGTTCTGGGCGCCGATCTGGGCGCACGGCGAACTCCGGACGCGCGAGACGGAGGAGGCGCTCCGCCCGGCGCTGGGCGTCGACGCGATCCGCTGGCAGTACACCCACGGGGTTCCCGACCCGAGCGTGGTGAGCCCGGACACCTGGCACCACGACGCGGCCGCGCTGGCCCGTCCCGGCAACGACCGGGTGCAGTTGGCGTTGTTCGCCGACTACGCGAGCAACGTCCCCCTCTACCGACACGTCCAGGAACTCCTGCGCGCCCGGGGGATCCCGCTGCTGGCCGTGTGGGGGCGCGACGACGAGATCTTCGGGCCGGCCGGGGCCACGGCGCTGGCCGAGGCGGTCGGCGGAGAGGTCCGACTCGTCGACGGCGGGCACTTCCTGCTCGAGAGCGCCCTCGACGAGGTCACCGACCACGTGCGGGAGTTCCTCGCCCGCGTCACGGGGTGACGGGTTCCACCACCAGCACGCTCTGCTTCCCCGCGATCCGGGTCAGCACGATCGTCGCGGTGCGCGAGCCCTTGAGCGCCAACTGCCTGCGGAACTGGTCCGGGTCGACGGCCGTCCCGCGCTTCTTCACGGTCAGGGTTCCGACGTCGAGTTCGCGCAGCCGGGCGCGCAGGGGCTTCAGCCCGAACGGCATGACCTCCAGCACCCGGAACGCCCGGGTGAACGGCGAGGTCCGGGACGAGTCCGTGCTCACGTAGGCGATCGTCTCGTCGACCAGTCGCCCGTCCAGGTCGGCCGCGACCTTCGCCACCAGCCCCGAACGGATCACCGCCCCGTCGGGTTCGTGCAGGAACTCACCGACCGGCCCGACCGGGGCCACCGGGAGGTCGACGTCGTCGATCTCGTGGGCGGTGGCACCCCGCACGACGCGGGCGCTGCGCACGAGACCCGGCCGGGCCAGCGGTCCGCACCACAGCGCGCACTCGACGACCTCCCCGTCCACCGACGTCCACTGCGCCTCGGCGCCGGCCGGGACCAGCTCGTGCGGCAGACCGGGGGCGAGCTTCGCACCGGTCGCCGGGACCCGGGCGGCCGTGGCGAGGACGAAGGAGAGCGGGGGAGAGGTCGCCTCGGGGTCGAAGAGGCGCCGCCCCCCGGAGGTCCGCCGCGCCGGGTCGAACCAGGCGCCGTCCCCGGGACCGAGCTCGTCGACGACCCCGGCCGTGACGTCCGCGCAGCGGACCTCGCGCCCCAGGTTGTGCGCCGCCACCGCGACCGTCGTGGGGTCGGCGTCGACGGGCAGGACGTCGAGCCCGGCGTCCAGGAACGCCAAGGAGTCCGCGCCGATCCCGCAGCCCAGGTCCGCGACCCGGTGCACCCCGGCGGCGGCGAAGCGGCGGGCGTGCTCGGCCGCCACCACGGCACGGGTGGCCTGCTCGGCGCCGGCCGCCGTGAAGAGCAGCCCGTCCGCTCGGGGCCCGAACTTCGCGGCGGCCTTCGCGCGCAGTCGCGACTGCGTCGTGGCGAGCGCGGCGAGGGCGGGATCGTGCCCCGCGCGGCGCAACCGGGCGGCCAGCGCGACGGGGTCCTCGCCGGCCGTCCCCGCCAGCTCGGCCAGCAGGGCCCGTCCCTGCGGGGAGGTCAGGGCGTCGACGTCGGAAACGTTCACCCGGTCGATGCTGCCAGGAGGGGCACCGGATCTGGCACTCACCCGCCCTGAGTGCTAGCGTCTCGCGCAGCGTCGGTGGCACTCCCCCCTGGAGAGTGCCAACCGGGGCAGCGGCCGTCCGGCACCCGCGACGACGGTCGTCCGCTCCCCGAACCGACCGTCCGTGCCAGTTCGCTGAAGCAGAAGGGGAGGGCCGCACCAGTGTCGGTCTCCATCACTCCGCTCGAGGACCGCATCGTCGTCAAGCCGCTCGACGCGGAGCAGACGACCGCATCCGGTCTCGTCATCCCGGACACCGCCAAGGAGAAGCCCCAGGAGGGCGAAGTCCTGGCTGTCGGTCCGGGCCGCGTCGACGACAACGGCAACCGCGTGCCGATCGACGTCGCCGTCGGCGACAAGGTCATCTACTCCAAGTACGGCGGCACCGAGGTCAAGTACGGCGGCGACGAGCTGCTGATCCTCTCGGCGCGCGACGTGCTCGCCAAGGTCGCCAAGTAAGCGACTGACAGGTCCAGACGCCCCGGGCGCCCGCACTCCGGGTGCCCGGGGC
This region includes:
- a CDS encoding IS1380 family transposase encodes the protein MQVSHALPTTAAASSITFDDPNLIAHAGLAPALQLAQTAGLHDLLGQHLTLAGPGSANAAAKATGLVAGMLVGADSIDDMDVLRHGANTKLFDDVRAPSTLGTFLRTFTHGHVRQLDAVAARFLTGLQTTTAAVGSPLLADADQILYVDVDDTIRQTYGYAKQGAGYGYSKVKGLNAMLVTATTPASTPVIVGTRLRKGSVASAKGAPKLLGDALATLKRTGTGTGTGAGAGAATGGGLVIVRADSAYYNHAVIAAARRGRARFSLTARSNPAVRRAIAGIADDAWTPIKYTDAVWDEDDRRWVSDAEVAETTYTAFTGRRKAEHVRARLIVRRVKRLNPAALGRGQGELFETYRYHAVFTDSPLPMLVAEKDHRAHAVIESVIAEAKDGPLAHLPSGKFQANAAWLVLAAITHNLTRAIAALAGTTHRRERAGTIRGKLISLPARVAFSARRLRLHAPSGWPWQSGLENVLVAIVEIDRHQPVVTRRI
- the tsaE gene encoding tRNA (adenosine(37)-N6)-threonylcarbamoyltransferase complex ATPase subunit type 1 TsaE, which produces MELVLAAPEDTVAFGARVGGALRAGDLVLLSGDLGAGKTTFTRGLADALGVRGPVTSPTFVIARVHPSLVGGPELVHVDAYRLGSLAEVDDLDLDTDAQDAVTVVEWGRGLVEGLTGDRLEIDLLRPHGGVPGVEGEEPVEPRRVRVRAVGARWVGVDLT
- a CDS encoding alpha/beta fold hydrolase — its product is MMTTHHRYAEVDGFQLFYREAGAPDAPVVVLLHGYPTSSFMFRELIPRLADRYRVIAPDLLGFGLSDAPAVEEFDYSFAALADLTGRLLDRLGVTRFAVYVQDYGAPVGWRLLLERPDAVTAVVSQNGNGHEAGFVEEFWAPIWAHGELRTRETEEALRPALGVDAIRWQYTHGVPDPSVVSPDTWHHDAAALARPGNDRVQLALFADYASNVPLYRHVQELLRARGIPLLAVWGRDDEIFGPAGATALAEAVGGEVRLVDGGHFLLESALDEVTDHVREFLARVTG
- a CDS encoding CGNR zinc finger domain-containing protein, producing the protein MTDPDEELLLGLLNSTPVVDGRPQDLLTTDAGERPALVRARDLLQSVVRGDGDASLLQELLVGVTWTASVGPRGIERVLRTTGTNPSVVRAVLAWDTLERERPGRLRPCANSECRLFFVDRSRAGTGRWCSMAVCGNRMKARRHHSRVSSQDA
- the tsaB gene encoding tRNA (adenosine(37)-N6)-threonylcarbamoyltransferase complex dimerization subunit type 1 TsaB: MLLLAIDTATAGVAVAVHDGDRVLAAARAGDARHHNEVLVPTIAAVLEEAGRERTDVTDVAVGVGPGPYTGLRVGLATARTLALAWGARIHGVCSLDVLAAQAVAEGLTGEFLVATDARRREVHTARYLATTEGVRRTAGPDVVAPASLTPDVPVVGAGTRLYPDVLGPARAPFDADGAALAHLVVDTLAGRATWELLPPEPLYLRRPDATEPGARKRVTA
- a CDS encoding alpha/beta hydrolase, whose translation is MNLSETTDDERVRGFSRRHAARPRVGVLVVHGFTATPLTVAGWAEEFHAAGFDVEVPLLPGHGTTAHDCDASTWADWLGGTAAALARLENESVVVAGISMGGGLVLRLAQLHPDRVHAVVLANPAVGLDPLRALAVQTLGRVLPTWPAIAGDLADPSVRVLAYDSTPLRALVSQAAGWRDVRRDLARVRQPVLLLRSRVDHVVPASSSRTVLAGISSRDVTEVVYANSFHELTSDVDSPSVFAESVRFARRVGG
- a CDS encoding MFS transporter, giving the protein MPATTPAAPSGTVLASAVSRATRRLMPMIVILYVVAFLDRTNVGFATKGLELDRGISTAAYAFGAGVFFIGYAIFEIPSNLALQRFGAKLWLARIAITWGLVSASFAFVQGEKSFIALRFLLGVTEAGLFPGIIMYLSEWFPNRDRVRLFAIFYLAQPFSQIIGSPLSGVLIDVGNASAGGVTGWQLMFAVEGALAVIAGVAAIFLLVDSPEKATFLSAPQKTALREAMAGEDELRRSDGPSGVWAAMRNGRVWYFTVIYFCLQIAVYGVTFNLPDQVSSLVGRDVGWQVGLIAAIPWTVGIFACYYVGKNAVTVTRRRVWGAWLFASTGIFVFGSAWAGANGYALLGILFITIAVSSFLSIGPIAWSFPTAFLTGPAAAAGIGLINSLGNLGGFVAPNLREGIVGATGSDALGIAALGVLPFLAAVMMLGTKRFRTSSDRLLVDVRGERADRKA
- the groES gene encoding co-chaperone GroES; amino-acid sequence: MSVSITPLEDRIVVKPLDAEQTTASGLVIPDTAKEKPQEGEVLAVGPGRVDDNGNRVPIDVAVGDKVIYSKYGGTEVKYGGDELLILSARDVLAKVAK
- a CDS encoding class I SAM-dependent methyltransferase codes for the protein MNVSDVDALTSPQGRALLAELAGTAGEDPVALAARLRRAGHDPALAALATTQSRLRAKAAAKFGPRADGLLFTAAGAEQATRAVVAAEHARRFAAAGVHRVADLGCGIGADSLAFLDAGLDVLPVDADPTTVAVAAHNLGREVRCADVTAGVVDELGPGDGAWFDPARRTSGGRRLFDPEATSPPLSFVLATAARVPATGAKLAPGLPHELVPAGAEAQWTSVDGEVVECALWCGPLARPGLVRSARVVRGATAHEIDDVDLPVAPVGPVGEFLHEPDGAVIRSGLVAKVAADLDGRLVDETIAYVSTDSSRTSPFTRAFRVLEVMPFGLKPLRARLRELDVGTLTVKKRGTAVDPDQFRRQLALKGSRTATIVLTRIAGKQSVLVVEPVTP
- the rimI gene encoding ribosomal protein S18-alanine N-acetyltransferase; its protein translation is MGTVELHEMRWWHVADVHVLEQDLFGSTAWSLESFWGELAQPNRSFLVALEDGRVVGYGGVVVTGADADVQTLGVARDQQGRGTGRTLLRALREEVVARGATHLLLEVRADNTPAQNLYLSEGFVQIARRARYYQPDDVDALILRADVRRPGN